A region of Faecalibacterium taiwanense DNA encodes the following proteins:
- the atpA gene encoding F0F1 ATP synthase subunit alpha: MATEFSREFFADNRIVKAELRSARKPREEELNRIRAEVRKLYDATEVILNVTVDESLLSGYVLQVGDRVFDNSGRHQLDKMMEGKPSLATLKTRIEDYKPAETSAEGGVVISSADGIVHVEGMNRAVYGEIVTFDNGAKGMVESVDPEQLGIMLFDGAETVGVGTMVTRSGKRAGIPVGDAFLGRVISPLGEPIDGKGPIEAVGYNPIEKQAPGILERQSVDTPLHTGILAIDSMFPIGRGQRELIIGDRQTGKTSIATDAILNQKNTGVLCIYVAIGQKASSIARVAGDLQKHGAMSYTTIVAATASDSAPLQYIAPYAGTALAEYFMSQGKSVLIVYDDLSKHAVAYRAISLLLRRSPGREAYPGDVFYLHSRLLERSCRMRDDLGGGSITALPIVETQAGDVSAYIPTNVISITDGQIFLESALFNAGNRPAVNVGLSVSRVGGAAQTKAMKKANANLRIELAQYKDMESFAQFSSDLDAETRRQLDHGKALMEMLKQPLYQPKSDAEQVVTLVLASHGVLDELPTAELRAKTSAFVRQFRADVSGTMDKITATGKLEPEMVDAILNAWKAYAGGDSHAVQ, encoded by the coding sequence ATGGCAACTGAATTCAGTCGTGAATTTTTTGCGGACAACCGCATCGTCAAGGCCGAGCTGCGCAGCGCCCGCAAGCCCCGGGAAGAGGAGCTGAACCGGATCCGCGCCGAGGTACGCAAGCTGTATGATGCCACCGAGGTCATCCTGAACGTGACGGTGGACGAGAGCCTGCTGTCCGGCTATGTCCTGCAGGTGGGCGACCGTGTGTTCGATAACTCCGGCCGTCATCAGCTGGACAAGATGATGGAGGGCAAGCCCTCGCTGGCTACCCTCAAGACCCGCATTGAGGACTACAAGCCCGCCGAGACCTCTGCGGAGGGTGGCGTGGTCATTTCCTCTGCCGACGGCATCGTGCACGTCGAAGGCATGAACCGCGCTGTGTACGGCGAGATCGTCACCTTCGACAACGGTGCCAAGGGCATGGTGGAGAGCGTGGACCCCGAACAGCTGGGCATCATGCTGTTCGACGGAGCTGAGACCGTCGGTGTGGGCACCATGGTGACCCGCAGCGGCAAGCGTGCCGGCATCCCGGTGGGCGATGCATTCCTGGGCCGTGTCATCAGCCCGCTGGGCGAGCCCATCGATGGCAAGGGCCCCATTGAAGCTGTGGGCTACAACCCCATCGAAAAGCAGGCCCCCGGCATTCTGGAACGTCAGAGCGTGGATACCCCGCTCCACACCGGCATCCTCGCCATCGATTCCATGTTCCCCATCGGCCGCGGCCAGCGTGAGCTGATCATCGGCGACCGCCAGACCGGCAAGACCTCCATCGCCACGGACGCCATCCTGAACCAGAAAAACACCGGTGTGCTGTGCATTTATGTGGCCATCGGCCAGAAGGCTTCTTCCATTGCCCGCGTGGCAGGCGATCTGCAGAAGCACGGTGCTATGAGCTATACCACCATCGTGGCGGCTACTGCTTCGGATTCTGCTCCCCTGCAGTACATCGCACCCTATGCCGGCACCGCACTGGCCGAGTACTTCATGAGTCAGGGCAAGAGCGTGCTGATCGTTTACGACGATCTGTCCAAGCATGCAGTGGCCTACCGTGCCATTTCTCTGCTGCTGCGCCGCTCTCCGGGCCGTGAGGCTTACCCCGGCGATGTGTTCTATCTGCACTCCCGTCTGCTGGAGCGCTCCTGCCGGATGCGCGACGATCTGGGCGGCGGTTCCATCACCGCACTGCCTATCGTAGAGACGCAGGCAGGCGACGTTTCGGCCTACATCCCCACCAATGTCATTTCCATCACCGATGGTCAGATCTTCCTCGAGAGCGCCCTGTTCAATGCAGGCAACCGCCCGGCCGTCAATGTGGGTCTGTCGGTGTCCCGTGTGGGCGGCGCTGCCCAGACCAAGGCCATGAAGAAGGCCAACGCCAACCTGCGTATCGAGCTGGCACAGTACAAGGATATGGAGTCCTTTGCACAGTTCAGTTCGGATCTGGACGCGGAGACCCGCCGCCAGCTGGATCACGGCAAGGCTCTGATGGAAATGCTCAAGCAGCCGCTGTATCAGCCCAAGTCCGACGCCGAGCAGGTGGTCACGCTGGTGCTGGCTTCCCACGGTGTGCTGGACGAACTGCCCACTGCCGAGCTGCGCGCCAAAACTTCCGCATTTGTGCGTCAGTTCCGCGCGGATGTGTCCGGTACGATGGATAAGATCACCGCCACCGGCAAGCTGGAACCTGAAATGGTCGATGCCATCCTGAACGCCTGGAAAGCTTATGCGGGAGGCGACAGCCATGCCGTCCAGTAA
- a CDS encoding ATP synthase F0 subunit B: MLKLDINLLWTVVNVLVMYAVLRKFLFKPVQDVIAKRQQMVDANLADAETSKKEAAETMNAAQEKLRNVDNEAAARREAYEKQAEVEKQQLLADARKQADAIVAAGKASAEAERQSKLREADAQTTALARAMCEKLLARNLTAQDDARLLDDLLEKAGAGNGN, translated from the coding sequence ATGCTGAAGTTGGATATTAACCTGCTGTGGACCGTCGTGAACGTCCTCGTCATGTATGCGGTGCTGCGCAAGTTCCTGTTCAAGCCTGTTCAGGACGTGATCGCAAAGCGCCAGCAGATGGTGGACGCAAACCTGGCCGATGCGGAGACCTCCAAGAAGGAAGCCGCAGAGACCATGAACGCCGCACAGGAAAAACTGCGCAATGTGGACAATGAGGCCGCTGCCCGCCGCGAAGCCTACGAAAAGCAGGCTGAGGTCGAAAAGCAGCAGCTGCTGGCAGATGCCCGCAAGCAGGCGGACGCCATCGTGGCCGCCGGCAAGGCGAGCGCCGAGGCCGAACGCCAGAGCAAGCTGCGGGAAGCCGATGCCCAGACCACGGCACTGGCCCGTGCGATGTGCGAGAAGCTGCTGGCCCGCAATCTGACCGCCCAGGACGACGCACGTCTGCTGGACGATCTGCTGGAGAAAGCAGGTGCAGGCAATGGCAACTGA
- the atpE gene encoding ATP synthase F0 subunit C, with protein MNGLIALGAGIAALTGIGGGIGIGIATGKATEAISRQPEASGKIQTNLLLGAALAEGTAIFGFVVALLIILFLGQ; from the coding sequence ATGAATGGTTTGATTGCTCTGGGCGCTGGCATTGCAGCGCTGACCGGCATTGGCGGCGGTATCGGCATCGGCATCGCAACGGGTAAGGCAACGGAGGCAATCTCCCGTCAGCCCGAGGCATCCGGCAAGATCCAGACCAACCTGCTGCTGGGCGCTGCTCTGGCAGAAGGTACTGCAATTTTCGGCTTCGTCGTTGCACTGCTGATCATCCTGTTCCTGGGTCAGTAA
- a CDS encoding F0F1 ATP synthase subunit A, giving the protein MNNLTKALMEELTVEYVKVGPLQIPESVVISWVILAIVTIGSILLTRNLKVDHISKRQAVLEMAYLAGTNFFEGLLGEKGRRYVPYLMTVAIYIAFSNLIGVFGVKPPTKDLDVTAALALMSIILIEGAGIRARGGVGFFKSLAAPTPVMTPMNILEIAIRPTSLCMRLFGNVLGAFVIMELIKLVVPVFVPAVFSLYFDLFDGLIQTYVFVFLTSLFMKETMGGED; this is encoded by the coding sequence TTGAATAATCTGACCAAAGCATTGATGGAAGAGCTGACCGTCGAATACGTCAAGGTCGGCCCGCTGCAGATCCCGGAATCCGTGGTCATCAGCTGGGTGATCCTGGCCATCGTTACCATCGGCTCGATCCTGCTTACCAGAAACCTGAAGGTGGACCATATCAGCAAGCGTCAGGCCGTGCTGGAAATGGCCTACCTCGCAGGCACCAATTTCTTTGAAGGTCTGCTGGGCGAAAAGGGCAGGCGCTATGTGCCTTACCTGATGACCGTGGCCATCTACATCGCCTTCAGCAACCTGATCGGCGTGTTCGGTGTCAAGCCCCCCACGAAGGATCTGGACGTGACCGCAGCGCTGGCGCTGATGAGCATCATCCTGATCGAGGGTGCCGGCATCCGGGCACGCGGCGGTGTGGGCTTCTTCAAGAGTCTGGCTGCCCCCACTCCGGTCATGACCCCTATGAACATCCTCGAGATCGCCATCCGCCCCACCAGCCTGTGCATGCGACTGTTCGGCAACGTGCTGGGTGCATTCGTCATCATGGAGCTGATCAAGCTCGTGGTGCCCGTGTTCGTCCCGGCGGTGTTCAGCCTGTATTTTGACCTGTTCGACGGTCTGATCCAGACCTACGTGTTCGTGTTCCTGACTTCGCTGTTCATGAAAGAGACCATGGGCGGAGAAGACTGA
- a CDS encoding DUF2798 domain-containing protein, whose translation MPKTLPERIFFTIVMAAIMVYGMIVYNVALNTGGVTNATFVMALHEMPIMVPIACVLEFFVVEKLATGLAFMFMRPTDRPQFITYAISLMIVCIMCPVMSLIATVLFKEPGFGTWVHTWGCNMPMALCWQMLYCGPLARAIFRLVFRRGAKQAD comes from the coding sequence ATGCCTAAAACTTTACCGGAACGTATCTTCTTTACCATTGTCATGGCTGCAATTATGGTCTATGGCATGATCGTTTACAATGTGGCGCTGAACACAGGCGGTGTCACCAATGCCACCTTTGTTATGGCTCTGCACGAGATGCCGATCATGGTTCCCATTGCCTGCGTGCTGGAATTTTTCGTGGTGGAGAAACTGGCCACCGGATTGGCGTTTATGTTCATGCGGCCCACAGATCGTCCGCAGTTCATCACCTATGCCATCTCGCTGATGATCGTGTGCATCATGTGCCCGGTGATGAGCCTGATCGCAACGGTGCTGTTTAAAGAACCCGGCTTTGGCACTTGGGTGCATACCTGGGGCTGCAATATGCCCATGGCCCTGTGCTGGCAGATGCTGTACTGCGGGCCGCTTGCCCGTGCCATCTTCCGGCTGGTGTTCCGCCGCGGCGCAAAACAGGCGGACTGA
- a CDS encoding Dabb family protein, which yields MVKHVILWQLKDELSDAEKAAVKAGIKEGLEGLAGKVPGLVEVHVNINGLPSSTADLMLDTTFESAEALKGYSVHPAHVAVADSKVRPYTKARFCLDYEI from the coding sequence ATGGTCAAGCATGTGATCCTTTGGCAGCTGAAGGACGAACTGTCCGACGCCGAAAAAGCCGCCGTCAAGGCAGGCATCAAGGAAGGGCTGGAAGGTCTGGCAGGCAAGGTCCCGGGCCTTGTGGAAGTGCATGTCAACATCAACGGTCTCCCCTCTTCCACCGCCGACCTGATGCTGGACACCACCTTTGAAAGCGCCGAGGCCCTCAAGGGCTACTCCGTCCATCCCGCCCATGTGGCTGTGGCCGACAGCAAGGTGCGGCCCTACACCAAGGCACGGTTCTGTCTGGATTACGAGATTTAA
- the metG gene encoding methionine--tRNA ligase, with protein sequence MSEHKTFYITTPIYYPSDKLHIGHSYTTVACDALARFKRMQGYDVMFLTGTDEHGQKIQDKAADAGVTPKEYVDKIVATVKDLWKLLDVSYDRFIRTTDDYHMESCQKIFTKLYEQGDIYKGEYIGHYCKPCESFWTDSQLVDGKCPDCGREVYDAHEEAYFFKTSKYADRLLKLYEENPQFIQPESRKNEMIAFIKQGLQDTCVSRTSVKWGIPVPFDPKHTMYVWVDALSNYISALGYGNEKYHDYDKFWPADLHMVGKEILRFHTILWPAMLMALDLPLPKRVFGHGWLLMNGGKMSKSVGNVVDPVILCDRYGVDAIRYFLLREIPFGNDGMFTNEALITRINSDLANDLGNLLSRTVAMCEKYFGGTVHNVAGTEAIDTELETMVNELTAKVTADMDNLTIPQALMEIFAVIQRANKYIDETAPWALAKDEANKARLESVLYHLCEALRVCGILLNAYLPTTAPKMMEQLGLDASALDLTKTTYGVQETYTVHKGEALFPRIDVAKEIAHLKEEDEKRKAAAEAANKAKAEAEKKAAAPAEESTVDFTHEEEIDFDTFCKVELRVAEVRACENLKESKKLLHLTVFDGERERCILSGIAKWFKPEDLIGKKIGIVCNLAPRPMMKGKYVSEGMIFAADTADGGCSIAFYGDDTPVGSRIH encoded by the coding sequence ATGAGTGAGCACAAGACATTCTACATCACCACTCCCATCTACTACCCCAGCGACAAGCTGCACATCGGCCACAGCTATACCACTGTCGCCTGCGACGCACTGGCACGCTTCAAGCGGATGCAGGGCTATGACGTCATGTTCCTGACCGGTACCGATGAGCACGGCCAGAAGATCCAGGACAAGGCCGCCGACGCCGGTGTGACCCCCAAGGAATACGTGGACAAGATCGTAGCCACCGTCAAGGATCTGTGGAAGCTGCTGGACGTCAGCTACGACCGCTTCATCCGCACCACCGACGACTACCACATGGAGTCCTGCCAGAAAATTTTCACCAAGCTGTATGAGCAGGGCGACATCTACAAGGGCGAGTACATCGGCCACTACTGCAAGCCCTGCGAGAGCTTCTGGACCGACAGCCAGCTGGTGGACGGCAAGTGCCCCGACTGCGGCCGCGAAGTGTACGACGCCCACGAGGAAGCCTACTTCTTCAAGACCAGCAAGTATGCCGACCGCCTGCTGAAGCTCTACGAGGAGAACCCCCAGTTCATCCAGCCCGAGAGCCGCAAGAACGAGATGATCGCCTTCATCAAGCAGGGCCTGCAGGATACCTGCGTGTCCCGTACCTCGGTCAAGTGGGGCATCCCCGTGCCCTTCGACCCCAAGCACACCATGTATGTGTGGGTGGATGCCCTGAGCAACTATATCTCCGCGCTGGGCTACGGCAACGAAAAATATCACGACTACGACAAGTTCTGGCCTGCCGACCTGCACATGGTGGGCAAGGAGATCCTGCGTTTCCACACCATTCTGTGGCCCGCCATGCTGATGGCTCTGGATCTGCCCCTGCCCAAACGGGTGTTCGGCCACGGCTGGCTGCTGATGAACGGCGGCAAGATGTCCAAGTCCGTGGGCAACGTGGTGGACCCCGTGATCCTGTGCGACCGCTACGGCGTGGATGCCATCCGCTACTTCCTGCTGCGTGAGATTCCCTTCGGCAACGATGGCATGTTCACCAACGAAGCCCTGATCACCCGCATCAACAGCGATCTGGCGAACGATTTGGGCAACCTGCTCAGCCGCACCGTCGCCATGTGCGAGAAGTACTTCGGCGGCACCGTGCACAATGTGGCCGGTACCGAAGCCATTGACACCGAGCTGGAGACCATGGTCAACGAGCTGACCGCCAAGGTCACGGCCGACATGGACAACCTGACCATCCCGCAGGCCCTGATGGAGATCTTTGCGGTCATCCAGCGCGCCAACAAGTACATCGACGAGACCGCTCCCTGGGCGCTGGCCAAGGACGAGGCCAACAAGGCCCGTCTGGAGAGCGTGCTGTACCACCTGTGCGAGGCACTGCGCGTGTGCGGCATCCTGCTGAACGCATACCTGCCCACCACCGCACCCAAGATGATGGAACAGCTGGGTCTGGACGCGTCTGCTCTGGACCTGACCAAGACCACCTACGGCGTACAGGAGACCTACACCGTGCACAAGGGCGAGGCACTGTTCCCCCGCATCGATGTGGCAAAGGAAATTGCCCACCTGAAGGAAGAGGACGAGAAGCGCAAGGCCGCTGCCGAAGCTGCCAACAAGGCCAAGGCTGAAGCGGAGAAGAAGGCTGCCGCCCCCGCCGAGGAGAGCACCGTGGACTTTACCCACGAGGAAGAGATCGACTTTGACACCTTCTGCAAGGTGGAACTGCGCGTGGCCGAAGTGCGCGCCTGCGAGAACCTGAAGGAAAGCAAGAAGCTGCTGCACCTGACCGTGTTTGACGGCGAGCGGGAGCGCTGCATCCTTTCCGGCATTGCAAAGTGGTTCAAGCCGGAAGACCTGATTGGTAAGAAGATCGGCATTGTGTGCAATCTGGCACCTCGCCCCATGATGAAGGGCAAGTATGTCAGCGAGGGCATGATCTTTGCTGCTGATACCGCCGACGGCGGCTGCTCCATCGCTTTCTACGGTGACGACACCCCCGTAGGCAGCCGCATCCACTGA
- a CDS encoding DMT family transporter, producing the protein MQENKTLSRAEWLDKIFGTPVFAVLLAIFCNVLWGSAFPFIKLGYRLFAIDSSSTASIFCFAGVRFMLGSFLVLLGSVLLQSRLPKFPRGKVAAECCALGLWQTTTQYAFYYIAVAMLTGAFGGILNSTQSFLGVIFAHFIYGNADRMTPAKTLGCAVGFAGVLIGTLGNHGGGSGWGVFCMMAATIIFTLSGPWNKSVTKKADSFAVCFINLFVGGLALFVLGTVLGGSLHVQSALAVVVMLYLAFICGAGYVLWALLMKNNPVSRIAIFGFVNPVVNVLLSAVLNGEPLFRWQYLAALVFVCVGIWLVNKAPAKKEGK; encoded by the coding sequence ATGCAGGAAAACAAAACGCTTTCCCGCGCGGAATGGCTGGATAAGATCTTCGGCACGCCGGTGTTCGCCGTGCTGCTGGCCATCTTCTGCAATGTGCTGTGGGGCTCGGCCTTCCCCTTCATCAAGCTGGGCTACCGGCTGTTCGCCATTGATTCCAGCAGCACCGCCTCCATCTTCTGCTTTGCCGGTGTGCGGTTCATGCTGGGCAGCTTTCTGGTGCTTCTGGGCAGTGTTCTGCTGCAGAGCCGCCTGCCCAAATTCCCCCGCGGCAAAGTGGCAGCGGAGTGCTGTGCTCTGGGCCTGTGGCAGACCACGACCCAGTACGCATTCTATTACATCGCTGTTGCCATGCTCACGGGTGCCTTTGGCGGCATCCTGAACAGCACCCAGAGCTTTCTGGGCGTGATCTTTGCCCATTTCATCTACGGCAACGCCGACCGCATGACCCCTGCCAAAACGCTGGGCTGCGCCGTTGGCTTTGCGGGCGTGCTCATCGGCACGCTGGGCAACCACGGCGGCGGCAGCGGCTGGGGCGTGTTCTGCATGATGGCCGCTACCATCATCTTTACCCTGTCCGGCCCGTGGAACAAATCCGTGACCAAAAAAGCAGACAGCTTTGCCGTCTGCTTCATCAACCTGTTCGTGGGCGGTCTGGCACTGTTCGTGCTGGGCACTGTGCTGGGCGGCAGTCTCCATGTGCAGAGTGCACTGGCGGTGGTGGTCATGCTGTATCTGGCCTTCATCTGCGGGGCAGGCTATGTGCTGTGGGCCCTGCTGATGAAGAACAACCCGGTCAGCCGCATTGCCATCTTTGGCTTCGTGAACCCGGTGGTCAACGTACTGCTGAGCGCCGTGCTCAACGGCGAGCCCCTGTTCCGCTGGCAGTATCTGGCGGCGCTGGTGTTCGTGTGTGTGGGCATCTGGCTGGTGAACAAGGCCCCCGCCAAAAAGGAGGGCAAATGA
- a CDS encoding TatD family hydrolase, translating to MTGPIFDTHAHYSARAFDADRDFLLDSLPGKGVVGVCEQATHSGDAPKVLELAHRYPWVVAAVGIHPESLLPAADCGEEGPAPTVSVYGGDWAAEMRALAPYYEDPKVVAVGECGLDYHWPVPKDAQLAMFEAHIRLALELDKPIIVHDRNAHADVYALLKKYQPKGIVHCYSGSADDAVWLAKQGLFIGFGGACTFKGAKRAAKAISALPLESIVLETDCPYMAPEPVRGTRCDSSLIRYVGEYIAQLRGISAEEVFRTTAENARRVYGL from the coding sequence ATGACCGGCCCCATTTTTGACACCCACGCGCACTACAGTGCCCGCGCTTTTGACGCAGACCGCGATTTCCTGCTGGACAGCCTGCCCGGCAAGGGCGTGGTGGGCGTGTGTGAACAGGCCACCCACTCCGGGGATGCACCCAAAGTGCTGGAGCTGGCGCACCGCTACCCGTGGGTGGTGGCAGCTGTTGGCATCCACCCGGAAAGCCTGCTGCCCGCCGCCGACTGCGGCGAGGAAGGCCCGGCTCCTACGGTCTCGGTGTACGGCGGAGACTGGGCCGCAGAGATGCGCGCTCTGGCCCCGTATTACGAGGACCCCAAGGTAGTAGCTGTGGGTGAGTGCGGGCTGGACTACCACTGGCCTGTGCCCAAGGATGCCCAGCTGGCCATGTTTGAGGCACACATCCGGCTGGCGCTGGAACTGGACAAGCCCATCATCGTGCACGACCGCAACGCCCACGCCGACGTTTACGCCCTGCTCAAAAAATACCAGCCCAAGGGCATCGTCCACTGCTATTCCGGCAGTGCCGATGACGCGGTGTGGCTGGCAAAACAGGGACTGTTCATCGGTTTTGGCGGGGCATGTACCTTCAAGGGTGCCAAGCGGGCGGCAAAAGCCATCAGCGCCCTGCCGCTGGAAAGCATCGTGCTGGAGACCGACTGCCCCTACATGGCACCGGAGCCGGTGCGCGGCACCCGCTGTGACAGCTCCCTCATCCGCTATGTGGGCGAGTATATCGCCCAGCTGCGGGGCATTTCTGCCGAAGAGGTGTTCCGCACCACAGCCGAAAATGCCCGCCGGGTATACGGGCTGTGA
- a CDS encoding methylenetetrahydrofolate dehydrogenase, producing MKARIPKHREFIINFPDSIDQNKANEGWAKLQQIVEDYKKAHNGASVYAPTFIEDCEAEVKKLQEEYGFEYTIEYVQ from the coding sequence ATGAAAGCACGTATTCCTAAGCACCGCGAGTTCATCATCAACTTCCCCGACAGCATCGACCAGAACAAGGCCAACGAGGGCTGGGCAAAGCTGCAGCAGATCGTTGAGGACTACAAGAAGGCCCACAATGGCGCTTCTGTCTACGCCCCCACCTTCATCGAGGACTGCGAGGCCGAGGTGAAGAAGCTGCAGGAAGAGTACGGCTTCGAGTATACGATCGAATACGTTCAGTAA
- a CDS encoding ATP-binding cassette domain-containing protein: protein MLQLNDLHKTFNPGTVNEKVALNGVSLHMEAGDFATIVGSNGAGKSTLFNAITGGFIADEGSILLGGQDITFAPEHQRSKVIGHLFQDPLKGTAPNMTIEENLALAYLRAGTAPHAIFSRISRKDKEVFREKLALLDMGLEDRMKQPVGLLSGGQRQALTLLMATLVTPKLLLLDEHTAALDPATAEKVLELTKSIVAEKKITCLMVTHNMHQALELGNRTLMMDSGRIVFDVKGEERSRMTVDDLLEKFRENAGKNLDNDRILLSKVEK, encoded by the coding sequence ATGCTTCAGCTGAACGATCTGCACAAGACTTTCAACCCCGGCACGGTCAATGAAAAAGTGGCCCTGAACGGTGTCAGCCTGCACATGGAAGCCGGGGACTTTGCCACCATCGTGGGCTCCAACGGCGCGGGCAAATCCACCCTGTTCAACGCCATCACCGGCGGCTTCATCGCCGACGAGGGCAGCATCCTGCTGGGCGGACAGGATATCACCTTTGCGCCGGAGCACCAGCGCAGCAAGGTCATCGGCCACCTGTTTCAGGACCCGCTCAAGGGCACGGCACCCAACATGACCATTGAGGAAAACCTTGCACTGGCCTATCTGCGTGCCGGCACCGCGCCCCACGCCATCTTCTCCCGCATCTCCCGCAAGGACAAGGAAGTGTTCCGCGAAAAGCTGGCGCTGCTGGATATGGGCCTTGAGGACCGCATGAAGCAGCCGGTGGGACTGCTTTCCGGCGGCCAGCGGCAGGCGTTGACCCTGCTCATGGCCACCCTCGTCACCCCCAAGCTGCTGCTGCTGGACGAGCACACCGCCGCACTGGACCCCGCCACCGCCGAAAAGGTACTGGAGCTGACCAAGAGCATCGTGGCTGAAAAGAAGATCACCTGCCTGATGGTCACCCACAACATGCATCAGGCACTGGAGCTGGGCAACCGCACCCTGATGATGGATTCCGGCCGCATCGTCTTTGACGTGAAGGGCGAGGAACGCAGCCGGATGACCGTGGACGACCTGCTTGAAAAGTTCCGCGAGAACGCAGGCAAGAATCTGGATAACGACCGCATCCTGCTGAGTAAAGTGGAAAAGTGA